From the genome of Staphylococcus haemolyticus, one region includes:
- a CDS encoding lactose-specific PTS transporter subunit EIIC gives MNKLIAWIEKGKPFFEKISRNIYLRAIRDGFIAAIPIILFSSIFILVTYVPNVFGFTWSKTMEGILMKPYNYTMGIVGFIVAGTTDKSLTDSFNRKLDKTNQINFISTMMAAMCGFLFLAADSAKDGGFLSAFMGTKGLLTAFLSAFITVIVYNFFIKRNITIKMPKEVPPNISQVFKDIFPLSAVIIILYALDLIVRSTAHTNVANGILKLFEPLFTAADGWVGVTIIFGAFAFFWFVGIHGPSIVEPAIAAITYANLEANLHLIQAGEHANNVITPGTQMFVVTMGGTGATLVVPFMFMWLTKSKRNKAIGRASVVPTFFGVNEPILFGAPLVLNPVFFIPFIFAPIANVWIFKFFVDVLGMNSFSIFLPWTTPGPLGIVMGTGFAFWSFVLAIVLIVVDVIIYYPFVKVYDEQILEEELGNKEANNELQDKVAANFDTKKADAILASAGASEASHSQTDQGKEVAQQSNITEQTNVLVLCAGGGTSGLLANALNKAAEEYNVPVKAAAGGYGAHMDIMKDYHLIILAPQVASNYEDIKQDTDRLGIKLAKTQGVEYINLTRDGKAALDFVQQQFEK, from the coding sequence ATGAACAAATTAATTGCTTGGATTGAGAAAGGTAAACCGTTCTTTGAAAAAATATCTCGCAATATTTATTTAAGAGCAATTCGTGATGGATTTATTGCGGCAATCCCAATTATCTTATTCTCTAGTATTTTTATTTTAGTTACGTATGTTCCTAACGTGTTTGGTTTTACATGGAGTAAAACTATGGAAGGTATCTTAATGAAACCATATAACTACACGATGGGAATTGTTGGTTTTATTGTAGCAGGTACTACTGACAAATCGTTAACTGATTCATTTAACCGGAAACTAGATAAAACAAATCAAATTAACTTTATCTCTACGATGATGGCAGCAATGTGTGGGTTCTTATTCCTAGCAGCTGATTCTGCTAAAGATGGCGGATTTTTAAGTGCATTTATGGGAACTAAAGGTTTATTAACAGCCTTTCTTTCAGCATTTATTACTGTAATTGTCTATAACTTCTTTATCAAACGAAATATTACAATCAAAATGCCTAAAGAAGTTCCACCAAATATTTCACAAGTATTTAAGGATATATTCCCGCTATCAGCAGTAATTATTATTTTATATGCGCTAGATTTAATTGTTAGATCAACAGCACATACTAACGTAGCAAATGGCATATTAAAATTATTCGAACCATTATTTACAGCAGCAGATGGATGGGTCGGTGTAACAATTATCTTTGGTGCCTTTGCATTCTTCTGGTTTGTGGGTATCCATGGTCCATCAATTGTAGAACCAGCAATTGCAGCAATTACTTATGCTAACTTAGAAGCAAACTTACATTTAATTCAAGCTGGAGAACATGCTAATAACGTTATTACACCAGGTACTCAAATGTTCGTAGTTACGATGGGTGGTACTGGTGCAACTTTAGTCGTGCCATTTATGTTCATGTGGTTAACGAAATCGAAACGTAATAAAGCGATTGGTAGAGCATCTGTAGTACCTACCTTCTTTGGTGTAAATGAACCGATTTTATTCGGTGCACCTTTAGTGTTAAACCCAGTATTCTTTATTCCGTTTATCTTTGCACCAATTGCAAACGTATGGATATTTAAATTCTTCGTCGATGTATTAGGAATGAATAGTTTTAGTATCTTCTTACCTTGGACTACGCCAGGTCCTTTAGGTATCGTGATGGGTACTGGTTTTGCATTCTGGTCATTCGTATTAGCAATCGTCTTAATCGTAGTAGATGTTATCATTTACTACCCATTTGTAAAAGTTTATGATGAACAAATTTTAGAAGAAGAATTAGGAAATAAAGAAGCTAATAATGAATTACAAGACAAAGTGGCAGCAAACTTTGATACTAAAAAAGCAGATGCCATCCTAGCATCAGCTGGAGCATCTGAAGCTAGTCATTCCCAAACAGATCAAGGTAAAGAAGTAGCGCAACAAAGTAACATTACAGAACAAACAAATGTACTTGTATTATGTGCTGGTGGAGGAACTAGCGGATTATTAGCTAACGCTTTAAATAAAGCAGCAGAAGAATACAATGTTCCAGTTAAAGCTGCAGCAGGTGGTTATGGTGCTCACATGGATATTATGAAAGATTATCATTTAATCATATTAGCACCACAAGTGGCTTCAAATTATGAAGACATTAAGCAAGATACAGATCGACTAGGTATTAAATTAGCTAAAACACAAGGTGTTGAATATATTAATTTAACTCGAGATGGCAAAGCAGCATTAGACTTCGTTCAACAACAATTTGAAAAATAA